One window of the Trifolium pratense cultivar HEN17-A07 linkage group LG2, ARS_RC_1.1, whole genome shotgun sequence genome contains the following:
- the LOC123909610 gene encoding alpha-galactosidase-like isoform X2, whose product MMKELVLCLLVLLTNASSSYARLLLNTTQEEVVEFREQHRRAMLANGLGRTPPMGWNSWNHFQCDITEDLIKETADAMVSTGLADLGYQYINLDDCWGELNRDSKGNLVAKSSTFPSGIKALADYVHSKGLKLGIYSDAGNLTCSKKMPGSLGYEDQDAKTFASWGVDYLKYDNCDNNNIDPKERYPRMSEALLNSGRPIFFSLCEWGSEDPAIWGKSVGNSWRTTGDIEDKWESMTTRADQNNKWASYAGPGGWNDPDMLEIGNGGMTTEEYRAHFSIWALAKAPLLIGCDIRALDDTTKELLSNSEVIAVNQDKLGVQGKKVKSNDDLEVWASPLSGNRLAVVLWNRSSSKAMVTAAWSDLDLEPGTSVDVRDLWLHSTQSSVSGDISAELESHACKMYILTPI is encoded by the exons ATGATGAAAGAGCTTGTTTTGTGTCTTCTTGTGTTATTGACTAATGCAAGTTCTTCGTATGCTCGTTTATTATTGAACACAACCCAAGAAGAAGTCGTCGAATTTAGAGAGCAACATAGAAGAGCCATGCTTGCTAATGGACTTGGCCGGACACCCCCGATGGG GTGGAATAGCTGGAACCATTTCCAATGTGATATTACTGAGGACTTGATCAAAGAAACAG CTGATGCTATGGTGTCAACAGGCCTTGCTGATCTAGGTTATCAATATATTAACCTAG ATGATTGTTGGGGTGAACTTAATCGAGATTCAAAG GGTAATTTGGTTGCCAAATCATCAACATTCCCTTCAGGAATTAAGGCTCTTGCTGATTATGTACATAGCAAAGGTCTAAAGTTAGGGATCTATTCTGATGCAGG AAATCTAACATGCAGTAAAAAAATGCCTGGATCACTAGGGTATGAAGATCAAGATGCAAAAACATTTGCTTCCTGG GGAGTTGATTATTTGAAGTATGATAAttgtgataataataatatagaccCTAAAGAAAG GTACCCGCGAATGAGTGAAGCTTTACTAAACTCGGGAAGGCCAATCTTCTTCTCTTTGTGTGAATG GGGATCAGAAGACCCGGCAATATGGGGAAAAAGTGTAGGAAATAGTTGGAGAACAACAGGAGATATTGAAGATAAATGGGAGAG TATGACAACTCGCGCAGATCAAAATAACAAATGGGCTTCTTACGCTGGACCTGGAGGTTGGAATG ATCCTGATATGCTTGAAATTGGAAATGGAGGCATGACAACAGAAGAATATCGTGCCCATTTCAGCATATGGGCATTAGCTAAG gctCCTTTATTGATTGGTTGTGACATTCGAGCACTGGATGACACCACAAAGGAACTACTAAGCAACTCAGAAGTAATTGCAGTAAACCAAG ACAAACTAGGAGTTCAAGGGAAGAAGGTGAAAAGTAATGATGATTTGGAG GTTTGGGCAAGTCCTCTCAGTGGTAACAGGCTAGCAGTCGTTTTATGGAATAGGAGTTCATCGAAAGCAATGGTAACTGCAGCTTGGTCTGACCTAGATTTGGAACCAGGAACTTCGGTTGATGTAAGAGATTTATGGCTG CATTCAACACAATCATCAGTTTCAGGAGACATATCTGCTGAATTAGAATCACATGCTTGTAAGATGTATATCCTGACGCCCATCTAA
- the LOC123909610 gene encoding alpha-galactosidase-like isoform X1 has product MSMAIQYSYLGWSFKISMMKELVLCLLVLLTNASSSYARLLLNTTQEEVVEFREQHRRAMLANGLGRTPPMGWNSWNHFQCDITEDLIKETADAMVSTGLADLGYQYINLDDCWGELNRDSKGNLVAKSSTFPSGIKALADYVHSKGLKLGIYSDAGNLTCSKKMPGSLGYEDQDAKTFASWGVDYLKYDNCDNNNIDPKERYPRMSEALLNSGRPIFFSLCEWGSEDPAIWGKSVGNSWRTTGDIEDKWESMTTRADQNNKWASYAGPGGWNDPDMLEIGNGGMTTEEYRAHFSIWALAKAPLLIGCDIRALDDTTKELLSNSEVIAVNQDKLGVQGKKVKSNDDLEVWASPLSGNRLAVVLWNRSSSKAMVTAAWSDLDLEPGTSVDVRDLWLHSTQSSVSGDISAELESHACKMYILTPI; this is encoded by the exons ATGTCTATGGCAATTCAATATTCATATTTAGGTTGGAGCTTCAAGATATCCATGATGAAAGAGCTTGTTTTGTGTCTTCTTGTGTTATTGACTAATGCAAGTTCTTCGTATGCTCGTTTATTATTGAACACAACCCAAGAAGAAGTCGTCGAATTTAGAGAGCAACATAGAAGAGCCATGCTTGCTAATGGACTTGGCCGGACACCCCCGATGGG GTGGAATAGCTGGAACCATTTCCAATGTGATATTACTGAGGACTTGATCAAAGAAACAG CTGATGCTATGGTGTCAACAGGCCTTGCTGATCTAGGTTATCAATATATTAACCTAG ATGATTGTTGGGGTGAACTTAATCGAGATTCAAAG GGTAATTTGGTTGCCAAATCATCAACATTCCCTTCAGGAATTAAGGCTCTTGCTGATTATGTACATAGCAAAGGTCTAAAGTTAGGGATCTATTCTGATGCAGG AAATCTAACATGCAGTAAAAAAATGCCTGGATCACTAGGGTATGAAGATCAAGATGCAAAAACATTTGCTTCCTGG GGAGTTGATTATTTGAAGTATGATAAttgtgataataataatatagaccCTAAAGAAAG GTACCCGCGAATGAGTGAAGCTTTACTAAACTCGGGAAGGCCAATCTTCTTCTCTTTGTGTGAATG GGGATCAGAAGACCCGGCAATATGGGGAAAAAGTGTAGGAAATAGTTGGAGAACAACAGGAGATATTGAAGATAAATGGGAGAG TATGACAACTCGCGCAGATCAAAATAACAAATGGGCTTCTTACGCTGGACCTGGAGGTTGGAATG ATCCTGATATGCTTGAAATTGGAAATGGAGGCATGACAACAGAAGAATATCGTGCCCATTTCAGCATATGGGCATTAGCTAAG gctCCTTTATTGATTGGTTGTGACATTCGAGCACTGGATGACACCACAAAGGAACTACTAAGCAACTCAGAAGTAATTGCAGTAAACCAAG ACAAACTAGGAGTTCAAGGGAAGAAGGTGAAAAGTAATGATGATTTGGAG GTTTGGGCAAGTCCTCTCAGTGGTAACAGGCTAGCAGTCGTTTTATGGAATAGGAGTTCATCGAAAGCAATGGTAACTGCAGCTTGGTCTGACCTAGATTTGGAACCAGGAACTTCGGTTGATGTAAGAGATTTATGGCTG CATTCAACACAATCATCAGTTTCAGGAGACATATCTGCTGAATTAGAATCACATGCTTGTAAGATGTATATCCTGACGCCCATCTAA